Proteins from a single region of Haemorhous mexicanus isolate bHaeMex1 chromosome 4, bHaeMex1.pri, whole genome shotgun sequence:
- the NWD2 gene encoding NACHT and WD repeat domain-containing protein 2, producing the protein MAKHKITKNGGGDIEIVSSACTGRCCSFLGDCLEMTPVDSSLTPYDIRFCDTIAERRALREHVYPKLREFCRENYGLEFQVIDLYWGVEADEWDSPELQKTRMKLLEDCLKSSAGPCFVGLLGEKYGNIRIPGEVESAEFEMILDAAVEAKLETRVLEEWYCRDENAVPPAYYLRPKSEMLKNYQNTMESSSNSMNENKWQDISEEIKKIFKTAVKLLYEKGKMKHSQAKRYLSSAIEDELDFALGKQTPAFLKKCVCYIRKIANIERFVKIPEMGKYMDVVHKAGKFLRDPEAHEKLIKLRDEFIPTIVASSNLRVYTSVTHCDMKLGYSQEVESHYIEGLGKQFYEDMIDIIQATVQQNFDTETDVLYDEVLQHSSLCKTYSTFYEYRCEALNIVHKYVLPRKIGHINPLIIYGGPCTGKTLLLAEAAKKAYSWLQEEMGPDSDPVVVIRFLGSTETSTDLKNILQSICEQLAVNYRCLVQSYPKKIHDLRDLFINLLNESSFHRPLVIIFDALEQLTDSDDGRKLWWLPIHLPRSVRIILSTLPNKHGILQKLRCLIHEESNYIELTARDRKMCSQVLKHQLLRVKRKVTSGQQIYVNEAFSKCTLPMFVNLTFREVRHWRSHKDVDESSLCVTVHESIEQLFWSLENKCGSRLLSRALGYITMSKSGLSEMELEDILALDNSVMCELNERVRESNPLRIPYIYIARLKEGLQGYLIERQVKNVTLLLWANRHLQLIAQKLYLHNEEDLREMHTVMAEYFLGVWSGGRRKPFYSNDQYLSGCPDHTSRGLKEDEKHCMDQAAFDRQAPDQPWVFQCNPLEPDIFFINHRKMTELIHHLTRCGRTDDLLYGVIMNFSWLYTMIRIGQFDKALSDIELAYTYSQEKELKFLASTLRSIKFKVVKYPGSLSAELQQRLLPVVSSLPKLRHLLLECDKDGPKYCSIVPLHSSMDVTYSPERLPLSSSCMHVTEILPTFNPSTIIAALENGSISTWDVETRQLLRQITTAPSVILGMKLTSDEKYLVVATTNNTLLVYDNINSCLLSEVEIKGSKHCGIAGDSSFINGFTLSVNHALAWLEASKDVTVIDLLYGWPLYHFHCWYEVTCVQCSPDGVYAFCGQYLNTATIFHLGSGEKLTTVTSEFSSGFVKFLLILDTAQEMVMVDSEGSLSVWNTEEIAKPQLTDDFDCRREDSEVVSIELSEDQSAILICKALSIELLDTHVWKVAEKFRAKHNERFISAVLSKNGNCIIASMENTSAIFVWRRDTGQCMASLQEISGTIVRLIKSNHHNMLLSLSTSGVLSIWDIDIITAMSNIDKSGKPIQRLVLPARSELIYTLDGSDSVHKWNFSTGFIEAVFKHEGIVENCVLTSSGEIMVTSDDKCSQYVWHTVSGENIFRINGQKISELMITHNDQFVVSLCEQNASRVWRLATGHRVCNILVALQNAFITTANTFVVGMAKNKVLAVSLWTGSITKKFCCDDGASIVDIKLIPDCPDIIVFITSTESVNIWSLTEEVICRRVQLPTNFLKKLEDFEISPNGKLGIITRGDENINVLDLHSGKLRVVHAPGVVWRQRLSRDGRYLVYICCRGEEDDDNGAVSSLIVMRLADGKNIGACSLYKTPTFLALSQRHLNIIIGFDDGSIGTYTVVDRVDAALKIKIATSNSRQIFNNATQVIRPKCHNYSFKVTADCIWRESTEVFARDSPITVTEAEVSEATPTKRHSYCYEKVCSAIDCRHSFASDN; encoded by the exons GGCCTATTGGGAGAGAAGTATGGGAACATCCGAATACCAGGGGAAGTTGAGTCAGCAGAATTTGAGATGATCCTGGATGCTGCTGTCGAGGCCAAGCTAGAGACAAGGGTTTTAGAAGAGTGGTACTGCAGGGATGAGAACGCAGTGCCACCAGCGTATTACCTCAGACCAAAATCAGAAATGCTGAAGAACTACCAGAATACG atggaaTCTTCTTCAAATTCAATGAATGAGAACAAATGGCAAGATATATCAGAAGAGATTAAGAAGATTTTTAAGACTGCTGTGAAACTGCTgtatgagaaaggaaaaatgaaacacagCCAGGCAAAGAGATATCTTTCCTCTG CTATTGAAGATGAACTTGATTTTGCCTTGGGTAAACAAACACCAGCTTTTCTAAAGAAGTGTGTTTGCTACATCCGGAAAATTGCCAACATTGAGCGCTTCGTTAAAATTCCAGAGATGGGAAAATACATGGACGTGGTACATAAAGCTGGGAAGTTCCTACGAGATCCTGAAGCCCATGAGAAACTGATCAAGCTCAGGGATGAATTCATTCCTACCATTGTCGCATCGTCCAATCTGAGAGTGTACACCTCCGTCACCCACTGTGACATGAAACTGGGTTACTCCCAAGAAGTGGAGAGCCATTACATTGAAGGACTTGGGAAACAGTTCTATGAAGACATGATTGACATAATCCAAGCTACAGTGCAGCAGAATTTTGACACGGAGACAGACGTGCTGTACGATGAAGTTCTTCAACACTCATCGCTATGTAAAACGTACTCCACTTTTTATGAATATAGATGTGAGGCATTAAACATCGTTCACAAATATGTTTTACCTAGAAAAATAGGACACATTAACCCTCTTATCATATATGGAGGACCATGCACAGGGAAGACTCTTCTGTTAGCTGAAGCAGCAAAGAAG GCCTATTCCTGGTTGCAAGAAGAGATGGGACCAGATTCTGACCCCGTGGTAGTTATAAGATTTTTAGGATCTACTGAAACAAGTACAGATCTGAAGAACATACTTCAAAGCATTTGTGAACAATTAGCAGTCAACTATCGCTGCCTTGTACAAAGTTACCCAAAAAAGATACATGACCTTCGGGACTTGTTCATAAATCTCTTGAATGAGTCTTCATTTCATAGGCCACTGGTGATTATATTTGATGCTTTAGAACAGCTAACAGATAGTGATGATGGTAGAAAGCTCTGGTGGCTTCCCATTCACCTTCCACGTTCAGTACGGATAATTTTGTCAACACTGCCAAACAAGCATGGGATCCTGCAAAAACTGAGGTGCCTTATTCATGAAGAAAGCAACTACATTGAGTTGACTGCAAGGGACAGAAAGATGTGTAGTCAAGTCCTGAAACATCAGCTGCTGCGAGTTAAAAGGAAAGTAACATCAGGGCAACAAATCTATGTCAATGAGGCATTCTCCAAGTGCACACTGCCTATGTTTGTGAACTTAACCTTCAGAGAGGTCAGGCACTGGAGATCTCACAAGGATGTGGATGAGTCCTCCCTCTGTGTTACTGTCCATGAAAGCATAGAGCAGTTGTTTTGGTCACTGGAAAACAAGTGTGGGTCAAGACTATTGTCAAGAGCACTTGGCTACATCACTATGTCCAAATCTGGCCTGAGTGAAATGGAACTGGAGGATATTTTAGCCCTTGACAACAGTGTTATGTGTGAACTGAATGAGAGAGTCAGAGAGAGTAACCCATTGAGAATTCCGTATATATACATTGCAAGACTTAAGGAGGGCTTACAGGGGTATTTAATAGAGCGACAGGTGAAAAATGTAACGCTGCTTCTTTGGGCAAATAGGCACTTGCAACTAATTGCCCAGAAATTGTACCTGCACAATGAAGAAGACTTGCGTGAAATGCACACAGTCATGGCAGAGTATTTCCTTGGAGTTTGGTCAGGTGGACGAAGAAAACCTTTTTACAGCAATGACCAATATCTGAGTGGCTGTCCTGACCACACCAGTAGAGGCCTGAAGGAGGATGAAAAGCACTGCATGGATCAGGCAGCTTTTGACAGGCAGGCTCCAGATCAGCCTTGGGTCTTTCAGTGTAACCCATTGGAACCTGATATCTTTTTTATTAATCACAGAAAAATGACAGAGCTTATTCATCACTTAACAAGGTGTGGACGAACTGATGACCTTCTGTACGGAGTGATCATGAACTTCAGCTGGCTGTACACCATGATTAGAATAGGGCAGTTTGATAAAGCACTTTCTGACATAGAACTAGCTTACACTTACTCTCAAGAAAAGGAGCTGAAATTTCTGGCCAGTACCCTCCGCAGTATAAAGTTCAAAGTAGTAAAATACCCAGGTTCACTCTCCGCCGAATTGCAGCAGAGACTTCTCCCAGTAGTAAGTTCATTGCCCAAACTCAGACATCTCCTCCTAGAATGTGACAAGGATGGACCCAAGTACTGTTCGATCGTCCCTTTGCATTCCTCCATGGATGTGACCTACAGCCCCGAGCGCCTGCCGCTGTCATCCAGCTGCATGCATGTCACTGAGATTTTGCCTACATTTAATCCCAGCACAATTATTGCTGCTTTAGAAAATGGCTCCATTAGCACTTGGGATGTAGAAACCCGCCAATTACTAAGGCAAATTACAACAGCTCCGTCTGTTATCTTAGGGATGAAGCTTACTAGCGATGAAAAGTACCTTGTAGTAGCTACAACAAACAACACTCTTTTGGTATATGATAACATAAATTCCTGTCTTCTTTCTGAGGTGGAAATTAAGGGGTCAAAACACTGTGGAATTGCAGGGGACTCCAGTTTCATAAATGGATTTACATTATCAGTCAACCATGCGCTTGCTTGGCTGGAGGCCAGTAAAGATGTTACTGTAATAGATCTGCTTTACGGTTGGCCTCTCTATCACTTCCACTGCTGGTACGAAGTGACCTGCGTGCAGTGTTCTCCAGATGGAGTTTATGCATTCTGCGGGCAGTATTTGAACACCGCAACCATTTTCCACTTGGGCAGTGGAGAGAAGCTGACCACTGTGACCTCTGAATTTTCAAGTGGGTTTGTGAAATTCCTTCTCATTTTAGACACAGCCCAAGAAATGGTGATGGTGGACAGCGAGGGCAGCCTCTCTGTTTGGAATACGGAGGAAATCGCAAAACCCCAGCTTACAGATGACTTTGACTGCAGAAGAGAAGACAGCGAAGTTGTCAGCATAGAGCTTTCTGAAGACCAAAGTGCAATTTTAATTTGTAAGGCTCTCAGCATTGAACTTCTTGACACTCATGTGTGGAAGGTGGCTGAAAAGTTTAGAGCTAAACACAATGAGCGCTTTATATCTGCCGTGTTGTCCAAAAATGGCAACTGTATAATTGCTTCAATGGAAAATACCTCAGCCATTTTTGTTTGGAGGAGAGATACTGGACAGTGCATGGCAAGCTTACAGGAAATCTCAGGAACTATAGTCAGGCTAATTAAATCAAATCATCATAACATGCTGCTATCCTTATCCACCAGTGGTGTCCTTTCTATCTGGGATATAGACATCATAACTGCTATGTCCAATATTGACAAATCTGGCAAACCCATCCAGAGACTGGTGTTGCCAGCCAGAAGTGAATTAATATACACGTTGGATGGATCAGATTCTGTCCATAAGTGGAACTTCAGCACTGGATTTATTGAAGCTGTGTTCAAGCATGAAGGTATTGTTGAAAACTGTGTGCTGACCTCATCTGGAGAGATAATGGTTACATCAGATGATAAATGCAGCCAGTATGTATGGCACACGGTTAGCGGTGAAAATATCTTTCGCATTAATGGACAAAAAATCTCAGAGCTAATGATTACTCACAATGATCAGTTTGTAGTCTCTCTCTGCGAGCAAAATGCATCCAGAGTTTGGCGACTGGCTACAGGACACAGGGTTTGCAATATTTTAGTTGCCTTACAGAATGCATTTATAACAACTGCAAATACATTTGTAGTTGGAATGGCAAAGAACAAAGTTTTGGCAGTGAGTCTCTGGACAGGCAGTATAACAAAGAAGTTTTGCTGTGATGATGGTGCAAGCATTGTGGATATTAAGCTGATACCAGACTGCCCAGATATTATAGTATTTATAACATCTACTGAAAGTGTGAACATCTGGAGCCTTACAGAGGAAGTCATCTGCAGACGTGTACAATTGCCTAccaatttcttaaaaaaattggaAGACTTTGAAATATCTCCAAATGGGAAGCTAGGAATTATAACCCGTGGTGATGAGAACATCAACGTGCTTGATCTACACAGCGGAAAACTTCGTGTGGTTCACGCTCCGGGTGTCGTCTGGCGGCAGAGGCTGTCTCGTGATGGCCGCTACCTGGTGTACATCTGCTGTCGTGGCGAAGAAGATGATGACAATGGTGCAGTCTCTAGTTTAATAGTAATGAGGCTAGCAGATGGCAAAAACATCGGTGCCTGTTCTCTTTATAAAACTCCCACTTTTCTTGCACTCTCACAGAGACATTTGAACATTATTATTGGATTTGATGATGGAAGTATAGGTACTTACACTGTAGTGGATCGAGTTGATGCTGCACTGAAAATCAAAATTGCTACTTCAAACAGCCGTCAGATTTTCAACAACGCAACACAAGTGATTAGGCCGAAGTGTCACAATTATAGTTTCAAAGTGACTGCAGACTGCATTTGGAGGGAATCAACAGAAGTGTTTGCAAGGGATAGCCCCATTACAGTTACAGAGGCTGAGGTGAGTGAAGCAACACCAACCAAAAGACACAGCTACTGCTATGAGAAAGTGTGCTCAGCCATAGATTGCAGACACAGTTTTGCATCTGACAACTGA